From Halorubrum salinarum, the proteins below share one genomic window:
- the pheS gene encoding phenylalanine--tRNA ligase subunit alpha — MRLPERQLAVLEAASATDERTVAEIADETGLKPETVAGAAFDLADEGLVEVGSATDETLDITDEGRRYVEAGLPETRLYRAGLDAGADAEPAAMGAVIGAAELDGPEVDIALANFARKGLGSVDGGELSVDPDADPDADPEATALAALADADSEGVDTDALDGEGLDAEALGVDEAVIEQLDSRGLVAVGESVTRTVTLTDDGVDALMTGVEATETVGALTPELLASGDWRDAEFAEYNVEAEAETARGGRKHVLRRTADRVKDVLVGMGFQEMEGPHADADFWINDCLFMPQDHPARTHWDRFALDVDPMDSIPDELMARVEAAHRDGWGIDGDGYHSPWSADFAREVALRGHTTSLSMRYLSGVAGAELEPPQRYFSVEKVYRNDTLDPTHLLEFFQIEGWVMAEDLSVRDLMGTFEEFYRQFGITDIRFKPHYNPYTEPSFELFGEHPETGEEIEIGNSGVFREEVTGPLGVDCDVMAWGLALERLAMLTTGAEDIRDLHGTLADIDFLRNAEVSY, encoded by the coding sequence ATGCGACTCCCGGAACGACAGCTCGCGGTCCTCGAGGCCGCGAGCGCGACGGACGAACGAACGGTGGCGGAGATAGCCGACGAGACGGGGCTGAAGCCGGAGACGGTCGCCGGCGCCGCCTTCGACCTGGCCGACGAGGGGCTCGTTGAGGTCGGCTCGGCGACCGACGAGACGCTCGATATCACCGACGAGGGGCGCCGCTACGTCGAGGCCGGGCTGCCGGAGACGCGGCTCTACCGGGCCGGGCTCGACGCGGGCGCCGACGCCGAGCCGGCCGCGATGGGGGCGGTCATCGGCGCGGCCGAGTTAGACGGCCCCGAGGTCGACATCGCCCTCGCGAACTTCGCGCGGAAGGGCCTCGGGAGCGTCGACGGCGGCGAGCTCTCGGTCGACCCGGACGCCGACCCGGACGCCGACCCCGAGGCGACGGCGCTCGCGGCGCTCGCTGACGCCGACAGCGAGGGGGTCGACACCGACGCCCTCGACGGCGAGGGGCTCGACGCGGAGGCCCTCGGCGTCGACGAGGCCGTGATCGAGCAGCTCGACTCGCGCGGGCTCGTGGCGGTCGGCGAGTCGGTCACCCGGACGGTGACGCTGACCGACGACGGCGTCGACGCGCTGATGACCGGCGTGGAGGCGACCGAAACGGTCGGCGCGCTCACGCCCGAGCTGCTCGCGAGCGGCGACTGGCGTGACGCCGAGTTCGCCGAGTACAACGTCGAGGCCGAGGCGGAGACGGCCCGCGGCGGCCGCAAGCACGTCCTCCGTCGGACCGCCGACCGCGTGAAGGACGTGCTGGTCGGCATGGGGTTCCAGGAGATGGAGGGCCCCCACGCCGACGCCGACTTCTGGATCAACGACTGCCTGTTCATGCCCCAGGACCACCCGGCGCGGACCCACTGGGACCGGTTCGCGCTCGACGTGGACCCGATGGACTCGATCCCGGACGAGCTGATGGCCCGGGTCGAGGCCGCCCACCGCGACGGGTGGGGGATCGACGGCGACGGCTACCACTCGCCGTGGTCGGCCGACTTCGCCCGCGAGGTGGCGCTCCGCGGCCACACCACGTCGCTGTCGATGCGCTACCTCTCCGGGGTCGCGGGCGCGGAGCTGGAGCCGCCCCAGCGCTACTTCTCCGTCGAGAAGGTGTACCGCAACGACACGCTCGACCCGACGCACCTCCTGGAGTTCTTCCAGATCGAGGGGTGGGTGATGGCCGAGGACCTCTCGGTGCGCGACCTGATGGGCACCTTCGAGGAGTTCTACCGCCAGTTCGGGATCACCGACATCCGGTTCAAGCCGCACTACAACCCCTACACCGAGCCCTCCTTCGAGCTGTTCGGCGAGCACCCGGAGACCGGCGAGGAGATCGAGATCGGGAACTCCGGCGTCTTCCGCGAGGAGGTCACCGGCCCGCTCGGCGTCGACTGCGACGTGATGGCGTGGGGGCTCGCCCTCGAACGCCTCGCGATGTTAACTACCGGCGCCGAGGACATCCGCGACCTCCACGGCACCCTCGCCGACATCGACTTCCTGCGGAACGCGGAGGTGAGCTACTGA
- a CDS encoding HalOD1 output domain-containing protein has protein sequence MSSATTGSSDSGPVPETARVSHGGDGPAPSLAVVEAIAELADVDPTELPEEGVVLYDHVDPDALNALVASRSDGDVDVSLTVAGYDVRVGPDSAVARRARN, from the coding sequence ATGAGCAGCGCAACGACCGGATCGAGCGATTCCGGGCCGGTCCCGGAGACGGCGCGCGTCAGCCACGGCGGCGACGGCCCCGCACCCAGCCTCGCCGTCGTCGAGGCGATCGCCGAACTCGCCGACGTCGACCCGACCGAGCTCCCCGAGGAGGGCGTCGTACTGTACGACCACGTCGACCCCGACGCGCTGAACGCGCTCGTCGCCAGTCGCTCCGACGGCGACGTCGACGTCTCGCTCACGGTCGCGGGCTACGACGTCCGCGTCGGCCCCGACTCCGCGGTCGCTCGTCGAGCCCGGAACTAA
- a CDS encoding bifunctional 4-hydroxy-2-oxoglutarate aldolase/2-dehydro-3-deoxy-phosphogluconate aldolase, with the protein MRTDRLDRITDGGVIAILRGVERDDAVRVADAVVDAGVTALEVTADTPDATASIAAIADRVDDAVVGAGTVLDAETARAAQLAGAEFLVTPTVNRDAIRTANRYGTPIAVGAYTPTEALDAFEAGADLVKVFPAATGGPDHVAALGGPLGQIPLVPTGGVGPDNAGDYVDAGAVAVGVGSSIVDDEAIAADDFDAVRSNARAVVEAVAAARE; encoded by the coding sequence ATGCGAACCGACCGACTCGACCGGATCACGGACGGCGGCGTGATAGCGATCCTCCGCGGCGTGGAACGGGACGACGCGGTGCGGGTCGCGGACGCCGTCGTCGACGCCGGCGTGACGGCGCTGGAGGTGACGGCGGACACGCCGGACGCGACGGCGTCGATCGCGGCGATCGCCGACCGCGTCGACGACGCCGTCGTCGGCGCCGGCACCGTCCTCGACGCGGAGACCGCGCGCGCGGCGCAGCTCGCCGGCGCCGAGTTCCTCGTGACGCCGACGGTGAACCGCGACGCGATCCGCACCGCGAACCGGTACGGGACGCCGATCGCGGTCGGGGCGTACACGCCGACCGAGGCGCTCGACGCCTTCGAGGCGGGCGCCGACCTGGTGAAGGTGTTCCCCGCGGCGACCGGCGGCCCGGACCACGTCGCGGCGCTCGGCGGCCCGCTCGGCCAGATCCCGCTGGTCCCGACCGGCGGCGTGGGTCCCGACAACGCCGGCGACTACGTCGACGCGGGCGCGGTCGCGGTCGGCGTCGGCAGTTCGATCGTCGACGACGAGGCGATCGCCGCCGACGACTTCGACGCGGTCCGGTCGAACGCGCGCGCGGTGGTCGAGGCCGTCGCGGCGGCCCGCGAGTGA
- the pheT gene encoding phenylalanine--tRNA ligase subunit beta produces the protein MPVVDVDPDELRELTGHDEKGDAELKDDLFGLGLEFEGETDDGMFQFEFAPDRLDRLSVEGVARSLRYHYGDARGVYVPNTNDPEWSIEVDESVPDERPFVTGAVVRGVDLDEAALESLIQLQEKLHATMGRGRAKGAIGIHDLAMVKGAPLQEGAEPSITYRGVDPEGDTFVPLDANDELTPAEVLAEHDTGTTYADLVEDLDRFPAIYDELGLFSFPPVINGKRTEVTTGSRELFVELTGTDQWTIDRMCTIICYALSARGATIEEVEVNYAGGATHPSEYGAELVRPNLDTDEKSVSHDRIETLLGVDFEPEEVVDCFERAGLDASYTLGEDVRYDVEIPPYRVDVLHPLDLVDDVGRAYGFDNLEPRYPDVGTVGGRHERSRLEDAVRTSLVGLGFEDLLNFHMTSGTENYDRMRIEPGTGGAAVDGDGVFGGGDPVEITEPYSEEYTQLRTWALPSLVMLLERNTHNAYPQDVAEVGFVAERDDAADTNVAESRRVAGAVARRDASYEAAKGRLQALCDDFDADLTTPRTEHPSFIGGRAAAVAIDGERVGVIGELHPEVLVEHDLEVPVAAFEFDLDALR, from the coding sequence ATGCCCGTCGTCGACGTCGACCCCGACGAGCTGCGCGAGCTCACCGGCCACGACGAGAAGGGCGACGCGGAGCTGAAAGACGACCTGTTCGGGCTCGGCTTAGAGTTCGAGGGCGAGACCGACGACGGCATGTTCCAGTTCGAGTTCGCGCCCGACCGCCTCGACCGGCTCTCCGTCGAGGGGGTCGCCCGCTCGCTGCGCTACCACTACGGCGACGCGCGCGGCGTCTACGTGCCGAACACGAACGACCCCGAGTGGAGCATCGAGGTCGACGAGTCGGTGCCCGACGAGCGGCCGTTCGTCACCGGCGCCGTGGTCCGCGGCGTCGACCTCGACGAGGCGGCGCTGGAGTCGCTGATCCAGCTCCAAGAGAAGCTCCACGCGACGATGGGCCGCGGCCGCGCGAAGGGCGCCATCGGGATCCACGACCTCGCGATGGTGAAGGGCGCGCCGCTCCAGGAGGGCGCGGAGCCGTCGATCACCTACCGCGGCGTCGACCCCGAGGGCGACACGTTCGTCCCGCTCGACGCGAACGACGAGCTGACGCCCGCCGAGGTCTTGGCGGAGCACGACACGGGGACGACCTACGCGGACCTCGTCGAGGACCTCGACCGCTTCCCGGCGATCTACGACGAGCTCGGCCTCTTCTCGTTCCCGCCCGTCATCAACGGGAAGCGGACCGAGGTGACGACCGGCTCGCGCGAGCTGTTCGTCGAGCTCACCGGCACCGATCAGTGGACGATCGACCGGATGTGTACGATTATCTGTTACGCACTGTCGGCCCGCGGCGCGACGATCGAGGAGGTCGAGGTGAACTACGCCGGCGGCGCGACGCACCCGAGCGAGTACGGGGCCGAGCTGGTCCGCCCGAACCTCGACACCGACGAGAAGAGCGTCTCGCACGACCGGATCGAGACGCTGCTCGGCGTCGACTTCGAGCCCGAGGAGGTCGTCGACTGCTTCGAGCGCGCCGGCCTCGACGCCTCCTACACGCTCGGCGAGGACGTCCGGTACGACGTGGAGATCCCGCCGTACCGCGTCGACGTGCTCCACCCGCTCGACCTCGTCGACGACGTGGGGCGCGCGTACGGCTTCGACAACTTGGAGCCGCGCTACCCCGACGTGGGCACCGTCGGCGGGCGCCACGAGCGCTCCCGGCTGGAGGACGCGGTCCGGACGAGCCTCGTGGGGCTCGGCTTCGAGGACCTGCTGAACTTCCACATGACGAGCGGGACAGAGAACTACGACCGGATGCGGATCGAGCCGGGCACCGGCGGCGCCGCGGTCGACGGGGACGGCGTCTTCGGCGGGGGCGACCCCGTCGAGATCACGGAGCCGTACAGCGAGGAGTACACCCAGCTCCGCACCTGGGCGCTCCCGTCGCTCGTGATGCTCTTGGAGCGGAACACCCACAACGCCTACCCGCAGGACGTGGCCGAGGTCGGCTTCGTCGCCGAGCGCGACGACGCCGCGGACACGAACGTCGCCGAGTCGCGCCGCGTCGCGGGCGCGGTCGCCCGCCGCGACGCCTCCTACGAGGCCGCGAAGGGACGGCTCCAGGCGCTCTGTGACGACTTCGACGCCGACCTGACAACCCCGCGGACCGAACACCCCTCGTTCATCGGGGGCCGCGCCGCCGCCGTCGCGATCGACGGCGAGCGCGTCGGCGTCATCGGCGAGCTCCACCCCGAGGTCCTCGTCGAGCACGACCTGGAGGTCCCGGTCGCGGCCTTCGAGTTCGACCTCGACGCGCTGCGCTGA
- the dgoD gene encoding galactonate dehydratase produces the protein MHITDYELFEVPPRWLFLKLTTSDGTVGWGEPIVEGRSHTVVAAVEELLDDYLLGEDPARIEDHWQTMYRGGFYRGGPVLMSAIAGIDQALWDIKGKRFGAPVHELLGGRARDRIRVYQWIGGDRPADVGEAAREKVDAGFSALKMNATPELESIDSPAAVDAAADRIAAVREVVGDEVDIGVDFHGRVAKPMARRLAAALEPYDPMFIEEPVLPENNDALPAIRASTTIPIATGERMYSRWDFKEVLEADAVDLIQPDVSHAGGITELKKIASMAEAYDVSVAPHCPLGPIALASCIQVDACTPNALIQEQSLDIHYNETSDVLDYLADPSVFEYRDGFVDIPGGDGLGIEIDEDHVREQAEEEVDWHNPVWRHDDGSVAEW, from the coding sequence ATGCACATCACCGACTACGAGCTGTTCGAAGTGCCGCCCCGCTGGCTGTTCTTGAAGCTCACGACGAGCGACGGGACCGTCGGCTGGGGGGAACCGATCGTGGAGGGCCGGTCCCACACGGTCGTCGCGGCCGTCGAGGAGCTGCTCGACGACTACCTGCTCGGCGAGGACCCGGCGCGGATCGAGGACCATTGGCAGACGATGTACCGCGGCGGGTTCTACCGCGGCGGGCCGGTCCTGATGAGCGCCATCGCCGGTATCGACCAAGCGCTGTGGGACATCAAGGGGAAGCGGTTCGGCGCGCCCGTCCACGAGCTGCTCGGCGGCCGCGCGCGCGACCGGATCCGCGTCTACCAGTGGATCGGCGGCGACCGGCCGGCGGACGTGGGCGAGGCCGCCCGCGAGAAGGTCGACGCCGGCTTCTCCGCGCTGAAGATGAACGCCACCCCGGAGCTGGAGTCGATCGACTCGCCGGCCGCGGTCGACGCCGCGGCCGACCGGATCGCGGCCGTCCGGGAGGTGGTGGGCGACGAGGTCGACATCGGCGTCGACTTCCACGGCCGGGTGGCGAAGCCGATGGCCCGCCGGCTCGCGGCGGCGCTGGAGCCGTACGACCCGATGTTCATCGAAGAGCCGGTGCTGCCCGAGAACAACGACGCGCTGCCGGCGATCCGGGCGTCGACTACGATCCCGATCGCGACCGGCGAGCGGATGTACTCGCGGTGGGACTTCAAGGAGGTGCTGGAGGCGGACGCGGTGGACCTGATCCAGCCGGACGTCTCCCACGCCGGCGGGATCACCGAGCTGAAGAAGATCGCCTCGATGGCCGAGGCGTACGACGTGTCGGTCGCGCCGCACTGCCCGCTCGGCCCGATCGCGCTCGCGTCCTGTATCCAGGTCGACGCCTGCACGCCGAACGCGCTCATTCAGGAGCAGTCGCTCGACATCCACTACAACGAGACGAGCGACGTGTTGGACTACCTCGCCGACCCCTCGGTGTTCGAGTACCGCGACGGGTTCGTCGACATCCCCGGCGGCGACGGGCTGGGGATCGAGATCGACGAGGATCACGTGCGCGAGCAGGCCGAAGAGGAGGTCGACTGGCACAACCCCGTCTGGCGCCACGACGACGGGTCGGTCGCGGAGTGGTGA